In one Ischnura elegans chromosome 13, ioIscEleg1.1, whole genome shotgun sequence genomic region, the following are encoded:
- the LOC124170352 gene encoding uncharacterized protein LOC124170352, producing MASTGDTVENLPVEEARGGVTEIEQGARDSTDEMRHYLSSNFASLRDEIHKEITSRDVMLQKLEESVTRLSEDIAPVKDYVTAEMEEEDDDSSSSSSGSPEDSAPQDGDQETEEERNNRALNRCVDVMMSLTEIRKNNEEKTKIVRGFYEKIYEASPLTSLMLTFLERNRGVKVLVDCDSSYIHNLVKRLVSLDGAKCTGTFFRTFADFFECKVYLGGKAGKYSLWEGDKTVYKNHDPEVSLAQSLAQMVIHLIFKTRGCPYACNDEMHEKLYEKIEQEELQKKNTSGVCMDDLIKDALSMKTPLGREVSLISVVPAMLVKYGSKKGMSILQREIPFLTFFFMQRVIPKMRN from the coding sequence ATGGCTAGCACTGGCGACACAGTGGAAAACCTTCCTGTTGAAGAGGCACGAGGTGGGGTGACTGAGATTGAGCAAGGGGCCAGAGATTCAACGGATGAAATGCGCCACTACCTATCCAGCAATTTTGCTTCTCTGCGAGATGAGATTCACAAAGAGATCActtcaagggatgtcatgcttcAAAAACTGGAAGAGAGCGTCACTAGATTATCTGAGGATATCGCTCCTGTGAAAGATTATGTGACGGCAGAGATGGAAGAGGAGGACGACGACTCAAGTTCTTCATCTTCAGGTTCGCCTGAAGATAGCGCTCCTCAGGACGGAGACCAGGAAActgaagaagagagaaataatagagCATTAAATAGATGTGTGGACGTGATGATGAGTCTCACGGAAATACGGAAGAATAACGAGGAGAAAACAAAGATAGTCAGAGGTTTTTACGAGAAAATATACGAAGCATCTCCCCTGACCTCTCTTATGTTAACGTTCCTGGAGAGAAATCGTGGAGTGAAAGTACTAGTCGATTGTGATTCCTCCTATATCCACAACTTAGTGAAACGATTGGTCAGCTTGGACGGTGCAAAATGTACTGGAACATTTTTTCGTACGTTCGCCGACTTTTTTGAATGCAAGGTTTACTTGGGAGGTAAGGCTGGAAAATATTCACTATGGGAAGGGGACAAAACAGTGTACAAAAATCATGACCCTGAAGTTTCCCTGGCTCAGAGCTTGGCACAGATGGTGATCCACTTGATTTTCAAAACCCGAGGCTGTCCTTATGCATGTAACGATGAAATGCATGAGAAACTGTATGAGAAAATTGAACAGGAAGAATTGCAGAAGAAGAATACCTCAGGAGTGTGCATGGACGACTTGATAAAAGATGCCTTGAGTATGAAAACACCTTTAGGGAGAGAAGTATCATTGATTTCGGTCGTCCCGGCAATGTTGGTCAAGTACGGTTCGAAGAAAGGAATGTCGATACTGCAGAGGGAGATACCTTTCCTCACGTTCTTCTTCATGCAACGTGTGATTCCGAAAATGAGGAACTAG